Within the Glycine max cultivar Williams 82 chromosome 12, Glycine_max_v4.0, whole genome shotgun sequence genome, the region GCaaatacactttttttaaaaggaataatGCAAATGCACTAATAATCATTCTTCCATAACACCATCCAAATCATATGAGCTGAGCTTACTGGGGTTATCTTGTAATActgttgaataaaaatatattgaaaatcttAATATTAACAACCATGGcttaataaactaataaaaaaaattaattgcgtTAAATGATTAGTGTGacttttcataatttttcttcAATCGTACAATGATGACTCagtatctaaaattttaaaaaaaaaatgatcgtAAGCCAGCATGAAAAACTTTATGTCTAATTGAACtagaagaaacaaacaaatgatcatTAATCAAGTCTCATTAAGTGGAAGACAGAAGAAACACAAGGTAGAAAGTGAAAAGCCAACACATGAAAAAGGAACACAAGTAGTAACTTTTTCCTAGATACAAATTCtcatctttcatttttcattatttcccCTACTAAAAACTCACCTTTTTCTCCACCTCAATTCACTCCAAAAAGGTTTCCATGACATCCGGGTACATACCTCCTTCTGAATTCCTATACTCCACaccttggtggtggtggtggtggtggtggtggtgttgatCCATTGAAGTGGATGAAGATGATGAGGCCACTCTTGCAGGAAGAGTGAAGCTCCTCTTAAACTTGTCCATTTTCCTTACATCATCTTGGTGGCTATCCAAGCTCAAGAACTCATTTGGGTTGGCTCCACCACTAGCATTTTGCATGTTGGAGCCTTCTGAGTTGCGGTTTTGGCCAATTGTGTGATGCTGATTCTGATCACCAGGTTTGTTCCCCAAGCTCTCAGGATTGAACAAGAGCTTAGCATCATCCGTTCTTCCAGTGAGAGCATTGAAGAAAGACAATCCATTGGGCCATTTTATGTCGTTTTCATGCTCCCCCATCATGTCCTCGATTCTTGCACCCTCAGGTGATGCATGAGGCATGAGGAACATGTGTGCCTCATCTTTTGGAAACCCAAGCCTAGCTGCATGTTGAAAATTGGGTGAGGATAGCATGGAAGTGGCTGAAGTAAGTGGTCTCTGACCCCAGTTGAAGAGTGGAAGAGGTGGCCTAATTGGAATATTGGTGGATGGTTTTGAAGGAACAGAAGTTGATGAGGAAGTATTCCTTGTTGAAGAGAAGAGTTGAGAGAGGTAGAAACCAGATTGGTAGCCAAGGGATTCAAAAGTGTGTCGCATTCTAAGCACAAAATGGAGGTCTTCaggaatctgaaaatagaacCAAAAATATCAAACTTTGTGTCAGATTCTAATATCCAATCAATATCTATAAAAACTGTACAAAACTAGCGGATGTAACTCTTAAAATTACCATGTCAAATAAGTAAACTTAAAATgagtaaaaatgattttttggaGGAGAAAAAGTGATACATATTAATTAACTCACAATCTTGCAAGAACCAAGTTGGAGAAGGCCATGTCCAGCTTGAATAACAGCTATGGTCTGGTCATCATGGAACAAAAGCAAATAAAATTGGGatgaaaaatcttaaaaagaaaTCTCATGAAGACCAATAATAACAAAAGCCAAACAAAGCTAACAATGATTCTGTTACTGACCTGAATGCCTGACTCAAACTGGTCTGTCCATTCAGGAGGAAGCTGCAATTAATGGCATCACAAAAAGGAGGTTGagtcaatcaatcatcaaacaaacAGACACACATAATAACCACCAGAAAAAAACAAAGCACAACACTGGTTGAAATACAACATATCATTGCCCAAATCCACATCTATATttagatttatatattataaataaacaaaaaaggaagagaagtaGAAGGGTGAATGGATGAGGAGGGAGAGAGTTGAGAATATGCACACATACAGCATCAAAGGAGCTCTGCCAGTAGTTGGAGATATTTGGTTCACATTCTGTGGGCTCTTTAAAGACCCACTTGTGGCACTTATCAGATGCAACTTTCCCCATCAACCTGTTCCCAAAATCCAATTCCCACCCAATCAGAGCACTGTTCAGATGTGCATAAGTAACTTAACTCCCTAGTCCCTCCACATGGTATTGGATATTGAACAAGATtcacaaagagagagagagagaaaagaaagtgatagagaaagaaagagagagagagagaacaaaaCCACAACATAACAAAACACCTACCCAGTACCCACCCTTCTCCATAATTATACAACTGAATGGACATTTTGCTGAAGGCCTTTCTGACAGGATCCTCTCCATCAATATCTTCCAGACATCCTGAACCTCTTCCTCGGCAAAACCCATCTTCCCACATCAAcatccttcaaaaaaaaaaaaacacacgtCAACAACAAATATATACCACAAAccaaaatcttaaaaaagaaaagtgtacAATAGTCACACCGAGGATCAAAACTAAGTAGTCCTCATGCATCTGTCTCAACCCCTATCACTAGGCAGATCCTAGCGGTTTGAAACCTTAAAATAAATAGCTACCAAATTAAATTGCAACATGAATAGCTAGAGAGAGACTTACAAGCTGCCATTATCATCTCCAATCTTGCAGCCATTGCCACCTCGGACTCTCCTGTATGAAATGGACAAGACCCAGTTGAGGTAAGAGGTTATTGGTTGAAGTTAGAGTTAAGAAACAGAAAGAGAGACCAAAGGACTATAGCTCAATTGGTTGAAAAGAGTGTGGGTATTGCCTGATACCGGTCTTCAATTTTtacggattaaaaaaaaaagagaagtatAGATAGCATACGGGCGAGGACGAATGGTCCAGAAGACAGAGTAAGTCCATTCTGAGTTGAGACAGACTCTTCTGAGGGTCTCATGAAGGGCCATCATCCCAACAGCTTCTTTGCTCCTGTCTGATGCTCCAGAGCCCACCATCTCTCTCACtatacacctttttttttccttttacttcacaaccacacacacatacacacacaagcacaaacactttttttttctcttgttcttCTTTCTATAGTAT harbors:
- the LOC100814508 gene encoding protein RICE SALT SENSITIVE 3, whose translation is MVGSGASDRSKEAVGMMALHETLRRVCLNSEWTYSVFWTIRPRPRVRGGNGCKIGDDNGSLMLMWEDGFCRGRGSGCLEDIDGEDPVRKAFSKMSIQLYNYGEGLMGKVASDKCHKWVFKEPTECEPNISNYWQSSFDALPPEWTDQFESGIQTIAVIQAGHGLLQLGSCKIIPEDLHFVLRMRHTFESLGYQSGFYLSQLFSSTRNTSSSTSVPSKPSTNIPIRPPLPLFNWGQRPLTSATSMLSSPNFQHAARLGFPKDEAHMFLMPHASPEGARIEDMMGEHENDIKWPNGLSFFNALTGRTDDAKLLFNPESLGNKPGDQNQHHTIGQNRNSEGSNMQNASGGANPNEFLSLDSHQDDVRKMDKFKRSFTLPARVASSSSSTSMDQHHHHHHHHHQGVEYRNSEGGMYPDVMETFLE